GCCGAGGCGGAACTTTCCGCCGCGCGCATGGGGCTGGAGCAGGCCGCCGCCGACGAGCGCCGCGCGCAGACGCTGCGCAAGGACGGCTGGACCGCGCAGGCGGCGCTCGATCGGCAGAAGGCCGCCGCCGAGGAGGCGCGCGGGCGCCAGCAGCGCGCGCTGCGGGCCGTCGAGCTCGCCAAGAATGCGCTGGACTATGCGTCGCTGCGCGCCGATTCCGACGGCGTCGTGACCGCGACCTTCGTCGAGCCGGGGCAGGTGATCTCGGCCGGGCAGACGGCGGTGCGCGTCGCCCGCGCGGGCGCGCTGGAGGCCGTCGTCTCGCTTCCCGAGGCTTTCGCCTCCGCCGCCGGGGCGGGAGAGGCGAGCCTCTATCTGTGGTCCGATCCGTCCAAAATCTATCGCGCGAGCCTGCGCGAGCTCGGCGCCTCCGCCGACGGCGCCAGCCGCACTTTCGCGGCGCGCTATTCGATCGTCGGCGCGGACGAGAAAGTCGGGCTCGGCATGAGCGCGACCTTGACGCTCGCCAGCAAGGACCAGGGCGTCGCCGCCGCTCTGCCGCTCGCCGCTCTCTTCGATCAAGGCGCAGGCCCGAGCGTGTGGAAGGTGGAGGGTGACGGCAAGCTCACGCTCGCGCCGGTCTCCGTGCTGCGCTACGAGGCCAAGACGGCGCTGATCGCCGCCGGCGTCGCGGAGGGCGACCGGGTGGTCGTGCTCGGCGCGCATAAGCTCGATCCCGGCCAGCGGGTGCGCGCCGTCGACGCCGAAGCCCTGTGAGGCGCGACAGATGAGCTTCAACCTGTCCCTCTGGGCCGTCAAACGTCAGACGCTCACTCTGGCGCTGATCCTGGCCGTCGCCATCGCCGGCTTCTATTCCTATTTCCGCCTCGGCCGCGCGGAGGATCCGTCCTTCACCATCAAGGTCGCCAATCTCACGGCGATCTGGCCGGGCGTCACTGCCCTGGAAATGCGCGACCAGGTGTCCGACCGTATCGAGAAGAAGCTGCAGGAGCTTCCCTTTCTCGAGAAGATCGAGACCTATGTGAAGCCGAGCTTTCTGGCGATGCAGGTGACCTTCAAGGACACGACGCCGCCCGCCCAGGTGCCCGGCCTCTTCTATCAATTGCGCAAGAAGCTCCGCGATATTCAGCCGGAGCTGCCGCAAGGCGTGCTCGGGCCCGACATCAACGATGAATTCGGCGACGTCGACGCGGTCCTCTACGCCGTTCACGGCGAGGGCGCCGATTATCACCAGCTCG
This genomic window from Methylosinus sp. H3A contains:
- a CDS encoding efflux RND transporter periplasmic adaptor subunit, producing MQKSRSLLRSASALCVLLLLSACDNSGGRKAEGPARVVLVAPVRYVPRAQTRQFVATIRPRVETDQAFRVSGKVVRRLVENGQSVKSGDLLAVLDEVDLRLQKEQAEAELSAARMGLEQAAADERRAQTLRKDGWTAQAALDRQKAAAEEARGRQQRALRAVELAKNALDYASLRADSDGVVTATFVEPGQVISAGQTAVRVARAGALEAVVSLPEAFASAAGAGEASLYLWSDPSKIYRASLRELGASADGASRTFAARYSIVGADEKVGLGMSATLTLASKDQGVAAALPLAALFDQGAGPSVWKVEGDGKLTLAPVSVLRYEAKTALIAAGVAEGDRVVVLGAHKLDPGQRVRAVDAEAL